From Bacillus sp. E(2018), a single genomic window includes:
- the dnaX gene encoding DNA polymerase III subunit gamma/tau, with product MSYQALYRVWRPQSFEDMVGQEHITKTIQNALMQDKLSHAYLFSGPRGTGKTSAAKIIAKAVNCERAPVSEPCNECDACRGITNGSISDVLEIDAASNTGVDDIRDIRDKVKFAPSSVTYKVYIIDEVHMLSTGAFNALLKTLEEPPSHVIFILATTEPHKIPATIVSRCQRFDFKRISSQSIIGRMRQIVDANGTEVDEEALQLLARAAEGGMRDALSLLDQAISYSDDKVRVEDVLSVTGSASQKHLSEMAEAFLEKDVSKALTLSTELLHEGKDPVRFLGDLIYYYRDMLLYKTAPQLEELLERVSTDEDFARLAEATAAEDIYAIIGQLNAAQQEMKWTNHPKIFLETTFIKICYQKQEGISPQAGNPSVEPLMQRIEQLEQELKKMKESGWSSNGSSSQTEAEAPREKRVIRGQGGASQTQVKEMLKKAKKPNLVQLKGMWGEILDKIRSEKVSAYALLSGAEPVACSDQIFLLAFQHEIHRQMASQENNRSYVESAVYSTIGKNLSMLSILDPEWQKLKADFIKEQQQGQPSSEEKEKTEDPLIAEAIKLVGDDLIEIKEEEE from the coding sequence ATGAGTTATCAAGCGCTCTACCGCGTATGGAGGCCACAGAGCTTTGAAGATATGGTCGGGCAGGAACACATTACAAAAACGATTCAAAATGCCTTGATGCAGGACAAGCTTTCCCATGCCTACCTGTTTTCAGGACCACGAGGAACGGGTAAAACAAGTGCGGCGAAGATTATTGCCAAAGCTGTTAACTGTGAACGGGCTCCAGTTTCTGAGCCATGTAATGAATGTGACGCTTGTAGAGGGATCACGAACGGCTCGATATCTGATGTACTTGAGATCGATGCCGCGTCTAATACAGGTGTGGATGATATAAGGGATATTCGGGACAAAGTAAAATTTGCGCCGTCCTCTGTTACGTACAAAGTCTATATCATAGATGAAGTACATATGCTTTCAACTGGTGCGTTTAACGCGTTGTTAAAAACGTTAGAAGAACCGCCAAGCCATGTTATTTTTATTCTGGCAACGACCGAGCCGCATAAAATTCCGGCAACAATCGTTTCCCGATGTCAGCGGTTCGATTTTAAGCGGATTTCTTCACAGTCTATCATCGGCAGAATGAGGCAGATCGTAGATGCTAACGGCACTGAAGTGGATGAAGAAGCTCTTCAACTGCTAGCAAGAGCAGCTGAAGGTGGAATGCGTGATGCTTTAAGTCTGCTCGACCAAGCGATCTCCTATAGTGATGATAAAGTAAGAGTTGAAGATGTTTTGTCGGTAACGGGCTCAGCCTCACAAAAACATCTTTCTGAGATGGCAGAAGCCTTTTTAGAAAAAGATGTTTCCAAAGCTCTTACATTATCGACGGAACTTTTACATGAAGGTAAAGATCCAGTCCGCTTTTTAGGAGATCTTATCTACTATTATAGAGACATGCTTCTATATAAAACGGCACCTCAATTAGAAGAGCTGTTAGAACGGGTCTCAACGGACGAAGATTTTGCACGATTAGCAGAGGCTACAGCTGCAGAAGACATCTATGCGATCATCGGTCAGTTGAATGCTGCACAACAAGAGATGAAATGGACGAACCATCCTAAGATTTTCTTAGAGACTACGTTCATCAAGATTTGTTACCAAAAGCAAGAAGGAATCTCGCCGCAAGCGGGGAATCCTTCTGTTGAACCGTTAATGCAAAGAATTGAGCAATTAGAACAAGAACTTAAGAAGATGAAAGAAAGCGGCTGGTCATCTAACGGATCATCATCCCAAACGGAAGCAGAAGCTCCAAGAGAGAAACGAGTGATACGAGGTCAAGGCGGAGCATCACAAACGCAAGTAAAAGAGATGCTCAAAAAAGCAAAAAAACCAAACCTTGTTCAGCTTAAAGGGATGTGGGGAGAGATCTTAGATAAGATCCGCTCTGAAAAAGTAAGTGCCTATGCCCTTCTTTCAGGAGCAGAGCCGGTAGCTTGTTCAGATCAAATCTTTTTGCTGGCATTTCAGCATGAAATCCACCGTCAAATGGCATCTCAAGAGAACAACAGAAGCTATGTTGAAAGCGCAGTTTATAGTACAATAGGAAAGAACCTGTCCATGCTATCCATATTGGATCCGGAATGGCAGAAACTAAAAGCTGATTTCATTAAAGAACAACAGCAAGGCCAGCCATCTTCTGAAGAAAAAGAAAAAACAGAAGACCCTCTCATCGCAGAGGCGATCAAATTAGTTGGCGATGATTTAATTGAGATAAAAGAAGAGGAAGAATAA